A genomic segment from Bufo bufo chromosome 8, aBufBuf1.1, whole genome shotgun sequence encodes:
- the LOC120977757 gene encoding bcl-2-like protein 1: MVTEAYQLARDYIAYVTGRSKGPPSSAAALALRHAGDELLERFPIFFKRWPRVFQGLTEDRACDFLIETIDENVQGYRDRQMRHPGYPADIPWSTVLSIYVLAGQMAIYCQEHGMDSVMDPLTERVGAYVEEHICPVLQEKGGWVGFVEHYGKRDDLEKKTLRVCCAVVAVCSALLLTHFLWRRKLSSL; encoded by the exons ATGGTCACCGAGGCCTACCAGCTAGCCCGAGACTATATAGCCTACGTAACAGGCCGAAGCAAAGGGCCTCCGTCCTCCGCAGCCGCCCTCGCCCTACGCCACGCAGGGGACGAGCTTCTGGAAAGGTTCCCCATCTTCTTCAAACGCTGGCCCAGGGTGTTCCAAGGGTTAACAGAAGACAGGGCCTGCGACTTCCTGATAGAGACCATAGACGAGAACGTCCAGGGGTACAGGGACCGACAGATGAGACACCCGGGGTACCCCGCCGACATCCCCTGGAGCACCGTGCTGTCCATATACGTCCTGGCCGGGCAGATGGCCATATACTGCCAGGAGCATGGCATGGACAGTGTGATGGACCCCCTAACCGAGAGGGTGGGTGCCTACGTAGAGGAACATATCTGCCCCGTCCTTCAAGAGAAGGGTGGATGG GTCGGTTTTGTGGAACATTATGGAAAGAGGGATGACTTAGAGAAGAAGACGCTGCGTGTCTGCTGTGCCGTTGTTGCAGTCTGCTCAGCTCTGCTGCTCACTCACTTCTTATGGAGGAGAAAACTGTCTTCCCTTTGA